In Manis pentadactyla isolate mManPen7 chromosome 11, mManPen7.hap1, whole genome shotgun sequence, one DNA window encodes the following:
- the ANP32A gene encoding acidic leucine-rich nuclear phosphoprotein 32 family member A produces MDMDKRIHLELRNRTPSDVKELVLDNCRSNEGKIEGLTDEFEELEFLSTINVGLTSVANLPKLNKLKKLELSDNRISGGLEVLAEKCPNLTHLNLSGNKIKDLSTIEPLKKLENLKSLDLFNCEVTNLNNYRENVFKLLPQLTYLDGYDRDDKEAPDSDAEGYVEGLDDDEDEEEYDEDAQVVEDEEDEEEEEEGEEEDVSGEEEEDEEGYNDGEVDDEEDEEDLGEEERGQKRKREPEDEGEDDD; encoded by the exons GTGAAAGAGCTTGTCCTGGACAACTGTCGGTCGAATGAAGGCAAAATCGAAGGCCTCACGGATGAATTTGAAGAACTGGAGTTCTTAAGTACAATCAACGTAGGCCTCACCTCAGTCGCAAACTTACCAAAGTTAAACAAACTTAAGAAG CTTGAACTAAGCGATAACAGAATCTCAGGGGGCCTGGAAGTATTGGCAGAAAAGTGTCCGAACCTCACACATCTAAATTTAAGTGGCAACAAAATTAAAGACCTCAGCACGATAGAGCCACTG AAGAAGTTAGAAAACCTCAAGAGCTTAGACCTTTTCAATTGTGAGGTGACCAACCTGAACAACTACCGAGAAAACGTGTTCAAGCTCCTCCCGCAGCTCACATACCTTGATGGGTATGACCGGGACGACAAGGAGGCGCCCGACTCGGACGCCGAGGGCTACGTGGAGGGCCTGGACGATGACGAGGACG AGGAGGAGTATGATGAAGATGCTCAGGTAGTGGAGGATGAGgaagacgaggaggaggaggaagaaggcgAAGAGGAGGACGTGAGCGGGGAAGAGGAG GAGGATGAAGAAGGTTATAATGACGGGGAAGTAGACGATGAGGAAGATGAAGAAGATCTTGGTG aagaagaaaggggtcagAAGCGAAAACGAGAACCCGAGGATGAAGGAGAAGATGACGACTAA